In Geopsychrobacter electrodiphilus DSM 16401, a single window of DNA contains:
- a CDS encoding 3-oxoacid CoA-transferase subunit B produces MSTRTKAVIGLSRKQMAWRAAQDVIDCSYVNLGIGIPEQIANYVPEGRTVIYHTENGILGFGPSPEKGQEDPELINAGKKPVTLLPGASFFHQADSFAMMRGGHIDMCFLGALQVSYQGDLANWSTGEPGAIPAVGGAMDLVAGVKRVLVLTDHMTRDGRPKLVSTCTYPLTCKQLVERVYTNYGVFDIAPEGFIVREIAPGVTTGLLEKCTAAPLLFPDDLILMEPPEQM; encoded by the coding sequence ATGAGCACGAGGACTAAAGCAGTTATCGGTTTATCACGGAAACAAATGGCCTGGCGCGCCGCACAGGATGTCATCGATTGTTCCTATGTAAATCTGGGGATTGGAATTCCTGAACAGATTGCCAATTACGTTCCAGAGGGGCGAACAGTCATTTACCATACCGAAAACGGGATTCTTGGATTCGGACCTTCGCCTGAGAAAGGGCAGGAAGATCCTGAATTGATTAATGCCGGGAAAAAGCCCGTAACTTTGCTTCCTGGTGCCAGTTTTTTCCATCAGGCCGATAGCTTTGCCATGATGCGTGGCGGCCACATCGATATGTGTTTCCTCGGGGCTTTACAGGTCTCTTATCAGGGAGACCTGGCCAACTGGTCGACGGGCGAACCTGGGGCGATTCCAGCAGTCGGTGGTGCCATGGACTTGGTAGCGGGGGTAAAACGGGTGTTGGTCTTAACCGATCATATGACCCGTGACGGCAGACCTAAGCTGGTGAGCACCTGTACTTACCCATTAACGTGCAAGCAGCTTGTAGAGCGAGTCTACACCAACTATGGCGTTTTCGACATCGCACCCGAAGGCTTTATCGTCCGTGAAATCGCGCCAGGGGTTACGACCGGACTGCTTGAAAAGTGCACTGCTGCTCCGCTCTTGTTTCCTGATGATTTAATACTCATGGAACCTCCTGAGCAGATGTAA
- a CDS encoding 3-oxoacid CoA-transferase subunit A — MMDKIQQSLAAAVTDIFDGASVMIGGFGEAGSPIELIHALIDQGARDLTVISNNAGNGHVGLAALIQAGRVKKMICSYPRSSNSTVFADLYKAGKIELELVPQGTLAARMQLGGSGIPAFYTPTGVGTPLAEGRETRIFNGKEYLLEEGMLADFALVRCHCADAMGNLTYHMAARNFGPVMCMAAETTIVQALSVVPVGALDPEKVVTPGIFVDRVIEVSNAAHESELVSNGVTYP; from the coding sequence ATGATGGATAAAATCCAACAGAGCCTTGCGGCTGCTGTGACAGATATTTTTGACGGAGCATCGGTGATGATCGGTGGCTTCGGTGAAGCGGGCAGCCCGATCGAACTTATTCATGCCCTGATTGACCAGGGGGCTCGAGATTTAACCGTTATCAGTAATAACGCAGGTAATGGCCATGTCGGCCTTGCGGCGTTGATTCAGGCAGGGCGAGTGAAAAAAATGATTTGTTCATATCCCCGTTCGTCAAACTCAACAGTTTTTGCCGATCTGTATAAAGCCGGGAAGATAGAGCTTGAGCTCGTGCCGCAAGGCACCCTGGCGGCACGCATGCAACTGGGAGGTTCTGGCATCCCGGCGTTTTACACCCCTACGGGTGTTGGTACACCTCTGGCCGAAGGACGGGAGACCCGTATCTTTAATGGTAAAGAATATCTTCTGGAAGAGGGGATGTTAGCCGATTTTGCGCTGGTACGTTGTCATTGTGCTGATGCTATGGGAAACCTGACCTACCATATGGCGGCCCGTAATTTCGGGCCGGTGATGTGTATGGCGGCTGAGACAACCATAGTTCAAGCCCTGTCAGTTGTTCCTGTGGGCGCCTTAGACCCAGAGAAGGTCGTCACTCCAGGCATTTTCGTTGATCGAGTCATCGAAGTCAGTAATGCAGCCCATGAAAGTGAACTTGTTTCTAACGGAGTGACCTACCCATGA